One part of the Sphingopyxis sp. PAMC25046 genome encodes these proteins:
- a CDS encoding aldehyde dehydrogenase family protein, with protein sequence MSTETHLKQHYIGGRWVDSKGGKLHDVINPATEEAASTVVLGTAADVDDAVAAAKEAFKSFSQTTREERLELLGRIVEEYKKRAPDLAKSMAAEMGAPVSFAGTAQVGAGIGGFLGTIAALKDFSFTEKYAAGMIAYEPIGVVGMITPWNWPLNQIALKVAPALAAGNTMVLKPSEECPGNAVIFTEILEAAGVPAGVFNLVQGDGPTVGNAISAHPGIEMVSFTGSTRAGILVAKAAADTVKRVHQELGGKSPNIVLPDADFAAVLPPTVQGVLVNTGQSCIAPTRILVQKEREAEAVGVIKAMFDGTQVGDPQAEGGHIGPVVNKAQFDKIQGLIQSAIDEGATLETGGTGLPSNVNRGYYIKPTVFSGVTPDMRIAKEEVFGPVATIMAYDTLEQAVDIANDTEYGLSAVVSGDPAKAAEVAPKLRAGMVAVNAWGPGPGAAFGGYKASGNGREGGVFGLKDFMEVKSISGIPA encoded by the coding sequence ATGAGCACCGAAACGCACCTCAAACAACATTATATCGGCGGCCGCTGGGTCGACTCGAAGGGCGGCAAGCTCCACGACGTCATCAACCCGGCGACGGAGGAAGCGGCCTCGACCGTCGTGCTCGGTACCGCCGCCGACGTCGATGATGCGGTCGCCGCAGCGAAGGAAGCGTTCAAGAGCTTCTCGCAGACCACCCGCGAGGAACGCCTCGAGCTGCTGGGTCGCATCGTCGAGGAGTATAAGAAGCGCGCGCCCGACCTCGCCAAGTCGATGGCTGCGGAAATGGGCGCGCCGGTCAGCTTCGCGGGCACCGCGCAGGTCGGCGCCGGCATCGGCGGTTTCCTCGGCACGATCGCCGCGCTCAAGGATTTCAGCTTCACCGAAAAATATGCCGCGGGCATGATCGCCTATGAACCGATCGGCGTCGTCGGCATGATCACGCCGTGGAACTGGCCGCTCAACCAGATCGCGCTGAAAGTCGCCCCGGCGCTCGCCGCGGGCAACACGATGGTGCTCAAGCCGTCCGAAGAATGCCCTGGCAATGCCGTGATCTTCACCGAAATTCTCGAGGCCGCGGGCGTTCCCGCCGGCGTCTTCAACCTCGTGCAGGGTGACGGCCCGACCGTCGGCAACGCGATCAGCGCGCACCCGGGCATCGAAATGGTGAGCTTCACCGGCTCGACCCGTGCGGGCATCCTTGTCGCCAAGGCTGCCGCCGATACGGTCAAGCGCGTCCATCAGGAACTCGGCGGCAAGTCGCCGAACATCGTCCTGCCCGACGCCGACTTCGCCGCCGTGCTGCCCCCGACGGTGCAGGGCGTGCTCGTCAACACCGGGCAGAGCTGCATCGCGCCGACGCGCATCCTCGTCCAGAAGGAGCGCGAGGCCGAAGCCGTCGGCGTGATCAAGGCGATGTTCGACGGCACGCAGGTTGGCGACCCTCAGGCCGAGGGCGGCCACATCGGCCCCGTCGTCAACAAGGCGCAGTTCGACAAGATTCAGGGCCTGATCCAGTCGGCGATCGACGAAGGCGCGACGCTCGAGACCGGCGGTACCGGCCTGCCCTCGAACGTCAACCGCGGCTATTATATCAAACCGACCGTCTTCTCTGGCGTCACTCCCGACATGCGCATCGCGAAGGAAGAGGTGTTCGGCCCCGTCGCGACGATCATGGCCTATGACACGCTCGAACAGGCGGTCGATATCGCCAACGACACCGAATATGGCCTGTCGGCCGTCGTCTCCGGCGACCCCGCCAAGGCCGCCGAAGTCGCACCGAAGCTGCGCGCCGGCATGGTCGCGGTCAATGCCTGGGGTCCCGGACCGGGCGCGGCGTTCGGCGGCTACAAGGCGTCGGGCAACGGCCGCGAAGGCGGAGTGTTCGGCCTCAAGGATTTCATGGAAGTGAAGTCGATCAGCGGCATTCCCGCCTGA
- a CDS encoding M20/M25/M40 family metallo-hydrolase has product MKSLPFAALIALQLALAPAAAAKLSKAESGMAQTIEAEQTRSLALLEKLVNQNSGSLNLEGVEKVGAMMRTELEPLGFKVEWKPMRETGRAGHLIATHAGKPDTKRLLLIAHLDTVFEPDSPFQKFERMGDKAKGPGVGDDKGGMVVVVAALRAMHKAGTLKGANIEFHMTGDEEDTGDPLAKARADLIAAGKRVDVALGFEGLVRDSGADMSSIARRSSESWQVTATGKTGHSSGVFSADAGDGAIYELARIIHRFRTELPEPNLTFNVGLVAGGEQVSLDEGKIRASANGKTNIIAATAIARGDLRTLSAEQAARVKDKMAAIVADHAPGTGATLAFDPGGYPAMAPTDGNRALLTRLNAINRDLGLAEMAALDPLKRGAADISFVAPHVDSLAGLGAYSTGDHGPEETVDIPSIARQATRAAILMSRLAAEKR; this is encoded by the coding sequence ATGAAATCATTGCCCTTTGCCGCGCTCATCGCCCTCCAGCTTGCCCTCGCGCCCGCCGCCGCGGCGAAGCTCAGCAAAGCCGAGAGCGGCATGGCCCAGACGATCGAGGCCGAACAGACACGCAGCCTCGCGCTGCTCGAAAAACTCGTCAACCAGAACAGCGGTTCGCTCAATCTCGAAGGGGTCGAAAAGGTCGGTGCGATGATGCGCACCGAACTCGAGCCCCTCGGCTTCAAGGTAGAATGGAAGCCGATGCGCGAGACCGGTCGCGCCGGCCATCTGATCGCGACGCACGCCGGCAAGCCCGATACCAAGCGCCTGCTCCTCATCGCGCATCTCGACACGGTGTTCGAACCAGACTCGCCCTTTCAGAAATTCGAACGCATGGGCGACAAGGCGAAGGGTCCGGGGGTCGGCGACGACAAGGGCGGAATGGTCGTCGTCGTCGCGGCGCTGCGCGCGATGCACAAGGCAGGGACGCTCAAGGGCGCGAACATCGAATTTCACATGACCGGCGACGAGGAAGACACCGGCGATCCGCTCGCCAAGGCCCGGGCCGACCTGATCGCCGCGGGCAAGCGCGTCGACGTCGCGCTGGGGTTCGAGGGGCTGGTCCGCGATAGCGGCGCCGACATGAGCTCGATCGCGCGGCGCTCGTCGGAAAGCTGGCAGGTCACCGCGACCGGCAAGACGGGGCACAGCTCGGGCGTTTTCAGCGCCGATGCCGGCGATGGCGCGATCTATGAGCTCGCGCGGATCATCCACCGCTTTCGCACCGAGCTGCCCGAACCGAATCTGACCTTCAACGTCGGGCTGGTCGCGGGCGGCGAGCAGGTGTCGCTCGACGAGGGCAAGATTCGCGCGAGCGCGAACGGAAAGACCAATATCATTGCCGCAACAGCGATCGCGCGCGGCGACCTGCGCACGCTTTCGGCCGAGCAGGCCGCGCGCGTGAAGGACAAGATGGCAGCGATCGTCGCCGATCATGCCCCCGGCACCGGCGCGACGCTCGCCTTCGACCCCGGCGGCTATCCGGCAATGGCGCCGACCGACGGCAACCGCGCGCTGCTGACCCGGCTCAACGCAATCAACCGCGACCTCGGCCTCGCCGAAATGGCGGCGCTCGATCCCTTGAAGCGCGGCGCCGCCGACATCAGCTTCGTCGCGCCGCACGTCGACAGCCTCGCGGGACTCGGCGCCTATTCGACGGGCGATCACGGCCCCGAGGAAACGGTCGACATCCCCAGCATCGCGCGTCAGGCGACGCGCGCCGCCATATTGATGTCGCGGCTCGCGGCCGAAAAACGCTGA
- a CDS encoding NAD(P)H-dependent oxidoreductase — protein sequence MAAPLTATAINCSLSSRGRKSSTDAMLAVLAEHFAAHDVSVADPIRIAAHSIKWGVKSDEGEGDDWPRIREQILAADILIFGTPIWMGQASSVAKLVMERMDAFLSETDDKGRMPSYSKVAVAAIVGNEDGAHNVASQIFQALNDVGWTIPAVAACYWVGEAMGSVDFKDLDHRPRKVNETAKMVAANAAHLARLLKEAPYPG from the coding sequence ATGGCCGCCCCCCTCACCGCCACCGCCATCAACTGCTCTCTCTCAAGCCGCGGACGGAAAAGCTCGACCGACGCGATGCTCGCGGTGCTCGCCGAACATTTCGCCGCGCACGACGTGTCGGTCGCGGACCCGATCCGCATCGCCGCGCACAGCATCAAATGGGGCGTCAAATCGGACGAAGGCGAAGGCGACGACTGGCCGCGAATCCGCGAACAGATACTCGCCGCCGATATATTGATCTTCGGCACGCCGATCTGGATGGGACAGGCATCAAGCGTCGCCAAGCTCGTGATGGAGCGGATGGACGCCTTCCTCTCCGAGACCGACGACAAGGGCCGGATGCCGAGCTATTCGAAGGTCGCGGTCGCCGCGATCGTCGGCAACGAGGATGGCGCGCACAATGTCGCGTCGCAGATCTTCCAGGCGCTAAACGACGTCGGCTGGACGATCCCCGCGGTCGCGGCCTGCTATTGGGTCGGCGAGGCGATGGGGTCGGTCGATTTCAAGGACCTCGACCACCGCCCGCGCAAGGTCAACGAAACCGCGAAGATGGTCGCCGCCAACGCCGCGCATCTCGCGCGGCTGCTGAAGGAGGCGCCCTATCCGGGCTGA
- a CDS encoding PQQ-dependent sugar dehydrogenase has protein sequence MHVYLLSSLVLTGCGGGGSDGGTPPAANRSPAFTSLQTASVAENSTAAYQATATDPDGDALTFTIDGGADAARFSITAAGALRFNAAPDYDLPGDADGDNVYSVRLSVSDGRADVSQTINVTVSNSKEGISVQRVGTGFNQPTFLLGIPGSGDVYVLEKAGGVYRLTPSTGAKSLLFTIGDLSTDGERGLLGMALLPNPANSDRFVIYCTNASGDIEIREYGSLSGSPRVLARLTIPHPGANNHNGGAMAFGPDGLLYVGVGDGGGVGDPGNNAQNPDSRLGKILRIRVVEDPYAGASVPSDEGFLAPAPGNPYLAGGGDRYVYATGLRNPFRFSFSGSTLIIGDVGQGAVEEIDMVTTTQPGLNFGWRFREGTRSYTGAPPGGLIDPVAEYGHGDGPRQGNSITGGYVYRGPVTSLQGQYVFADFVSDNIWTVPFSSLVPGQTLASSRFARRNEDFVPDAGTLNSIASFGEDSAGNLFLVSLGGDIFMVRQGT, from the coding sequence ATGCACGTCTATTTACTCTCCTCGCTGGTTCTGACCGGTTGCGGCGGAGGTGGAAGCGATGGCGGAACGCCCCCCGCCGCAAACAGGTCTCCAGCATTCACCTCGCTCCAGACCGCCAGCGTCGCCGAAAACAGCACGGCCGCCTATCAGGCAACGGCGACCGATCCAGACGGCGATGCGTTAACCTTCACCATCGACGGCGGCGCCGACGCGGCGCGCTTTTCGATCACCGCCGCCGGCGCGCTGCGCTTCAACGCAGCTCCCGATTATGATCTTCCGGGGGATGCCGACGGCGACAATGTCTATTCGGTCCGGCTCAGCGTCAGCGACGGCAGAGCGGACGTCAGCCAGACGATCAATGTCACGGTGAGCAATTCGAAGGAAGGCATATCCGTCCAGCGCGTCGGCACCGGCTTTAATCAGCCGACCTTCCTTCTCGGCATTCCGGGCAGCGGCGACGTCTATGTGCTGGAAAAGGCCGGGGGCGTTTATCGCCTGACCCCTTCGACCGGTGCGAAGTCGCTGCTCTTCACGATCGGCGATCTGTCGACCGACGGCGAGCGCGGGCTGCTCGGCATGGCGCTGCTGCCCAACCCGGCGAATTCGGATCGCTTCGTGATCTATTGCACCAATGCCTCCGGTGACATCGAGATTCGCGAATATGGAAGCCTCTCTGGATCGCCCCGTGTGTTGGCGAGGCTTACGATACCGCATCCCGGGGCGAACAACCACAATGGCGGCGCGATGGCCTTTGGTCCCGACGGCTTGCTCTATGTCGGGGTGGGCGATGGCGGTGGCGTTGGCGACCCCGGCAACAATGCCCAGAATCCCGATTCGCGGCTCGGCAAGATATTGCGGATCCGGGTGGTCGAAGACCCCTATGCGGGTGCATCGGTTCCCAGCGATGAGGGTTTCCTGGCGCCCGCCCCGGGCAATCCCTATCTGGCTGGCGGCGGCGACCGCTATGTCTACGCGACCGGCTTGCGCAATCCGTTCCGTTTTTCCTTCTCGGGATCGACCCTGATCATAGGTGACGTCGGCCAGGGTGCGGTCGAAGAAATCGATATGGTGACGACCACCCAGCCGGGCCTCAATTTCGGCTGGCGGTTCAGGGAAGGCACCCGGTCCTATACCGGCGCGCCGCCCGGCGGCCTGATCGATCCGGTCGCCGAATATGGTCACGGCGACGGTCCGCGGCAGGGCAATTCGATCACCGGCGGCTATGTCTATCGCGGCCCGGTGACCTCGCTTCAGGGTCAATATGTCTTCGCCGACTTCGTCTCGGACAATATCTGGACAGTCCCATTTTCCAGCCTTGTCCCCGGCCAGACGCTCGCCTCATCGCGTTTCGCGCGGCGGAACGAGGATTTCGTGCCCGACGCGGGGACGCTGAACTCGATCGCCTCCTTCGGCGAGGACAGCGCGGGCAATCTGTTTCTCGTCAGCCTCGGCGGCGACATTTTCATGGTGCGCCAAGGAACCTGA
- a CDS encoding SRPBCC family protein — MVRILILAAATLLAAGCGKMIELVNQTRTVAAPREEVFAKMFGDDGAFAGLPLVTNGGSTRLYELVAEKGEPGFEKLVPDERPEAYKVKVAVAMEIPREAHLIYSVDDGALTTGLKFTFEELAPDRTRVAFTIDELTGGGAKGLQVNRSALKRIARDALGKLDDFEEIDAAA, encoded by the coding sequence ATGGTGCGTATCCTGATTCTGGCGGCCGCGACCCTGCTCGCCGCCGGCTGCGGCAAGATGATCGAACTGGTGAACCAGACACGCACCGTCGCCGCACCACGCGAGGAAGTGTTCGCGAAGATGTTCGGCGATGATGGCGCTTTCGCCGGCCTGCCGCTCGTCACCAACGGCGGATCAACGCGGCTCTACGAACTCGTCGCCGAAAAGGGCGAGCCCGGGTTCGAAAAGCTGGTACCCGACGAACGGCCCGAAGCATACAAGGTCAAGGTCGCGGTCGCGATGGAGATCCCGCGTGAGGCACATCTGATCTACAGCGTCGATGACGGCGCACTTACGACAGGGCTGAAGTTCACTTTCGAGGAACTGGCGCCGGATCGCACGCGGGTCGCATTCACCATCGACGAATTGACGGGCGGCGGCGCGAAAGGTCTTCAGGTCAACCGGTCCGCGCTGAAGCGGATCGCTCGCGACGCGCTCGGCAAGCTCGACGATTTCGAGGAAATCGACGCGGCCGCCTGA
- a CDS encoding helix-turn-helix transcriptional regulator has product MENRVREYREGAGWSQGELARRLGVSRQTINAVETDKYDPSLPLALRMARLFGLEVRELFIDHWIPENEE; this is encoded by the coding sequence TTGGAAAATCGGGTGCGCGAATATCGCGAAGGAGCGGGATGGAGCCAGGGCGAACTGGCCCGCCGGCTCGGTGTGTCGCGCCAGACGATCAACGCGGTCGAAACCGACAAATACGACCCCAGCCTGCCTCTCGCCCTGCGCATGGCCCGCCTGTTCGGGCTCGAAGTGCGCGAGCTGTTTATCGATCACTGGATTCCGGAGAATGAAGAATGA
- a CDS encoding nuclear transport factor 2 family protein, with amino-acid sequence MKRLHMAATTFLLAAACAPANDRAEPATTPAGYREAASALDAAIAAKDEAALERLIAEDFLWVRGSGAKGDKAAFIGALTAPAIRIEPFRASEARWIISGNSALLAATNELRGTADGAPFVDRHRFADHWLWRDGGWRLVYAQVTPLPETPDPDGG; translated from the coding sequence GTGAAGCGGCTCCATATGGCGGCGACGACGTTTCTTCTGGCGGCCGCGTGCGCCCCCGCGAACGATCGGGCGGAACCTGCGACCACTCCAGCGGGCTATCGCGAGGCAGCTTCGGCGCTCGACGCGGCGATTGCGGCAAAGGATGAAGCAGCGCTTGAACGGCTGATCGCGGAGGATTTTCTCTGGGTTCGCGGTAGCGGCGCAAAGGGCGACAAAGCGGCTTTCATCGGCGCGCTGACGGCACCCGCAATTCGCATCGAACCCTTCCGTGCGAGCGAAGCGCGCTGGATTATCTCAGGCAATAGCGCGCTGCTGGCCGCGACCAACGAATTGCGCGGCACGGCCGATGGCGCCCCCTTCGTCGATCGCCATCGCTTTGCCGATCACTGGCTGTGGCGCGACGGCGGCTGGCGGCTGGTCTATGCTCAGGTGACGCCGCTGCCCGAAACCCCCGATCCGGATGGCGGTTAG
- the glnA gene encoding type I glutamate--ammonia ligase, translated as MATKPKDIIARIKENDIEWVDLRFTDPKGKWQHLTMVASVLGEDELEDGLMFDGSSIEGWKAINESDMILKPDLDAVYDDPFSATPMLVMFCDIVEPSTGEGYARDPRTTAKRAEAYVASTGIGDTVYVGPEAEFFMFDDVRFETSYNKSGFEIDDIELPTNTGRSYEGGNLAHRPRAKGGYFPVAPVDSAVDIRAEMVSTMLEMGLPCDKHHHEVAAAQHELGLTFGTLTETADRMQIYKYVVHQVAHAYGKTATFMPKPIKDDNGSGMHTHISIWEKGKPLFAGNGYAGLSDMCLYFIGGVIKHAKALNAFTNPTTNSYKRLVPGFEAPVLLAYSSRNRSASCRIPYGAGAKAKRVEFRFPDAMANPYLCYSALLMAGLDGIQNKIHPGDAMDKNLYDLPPEELSEVPTVCGSLREALDSLMADHDFLLKGDVFSKDQIEAYVELKWDEVYRFEQTPSPVEFDMYYSA; from the coding sequence ATGGCTACGAAGCCCAAGGACATCATCGCGCGGATCAAGGAAAACGACATCGAGTGGGTCGATCTGCGTTTCACCGACCCCAAGGGCAAATGGCAGCACCTGACCATGGTCGCCTCGGTCCTCGGAGAGGACGAACTCGAAGACGGGCTGATGTTCGACGGTTCGTCGATCGAAGGCTGGAAAGCGATCAACGAGTCGGACATGATCCTGAAGCCCGACCTCGACGCGGTCTATGACGATCCCTTCTCGGCCACTCCGATGCTCGTGATGTTCTGCGACATCGTCGAGCCGTCGACCGGCGAAGGCTATGCCCGCGACCCGCGCACCACGGCGAAGCGCGCCGAGGCTTATGTCGCCTCGACCGGCATCGGCGACACCGTCTATGTCGGCCCCGAAGCCGAATTCTTCATGTTCGACGACGTGCGTTTCGAAACCAGCTACAACAAGTCGGGCTTCGAGATCGACGACATCGAACTGCCGACCAACACCGGCCGCAGCTATGAAGGCGGCAACCTCGCGCACCGTCCGCGCGCCAAGGGGGGTTACTTCCCGGTCGCGCCGGTCGACAGCGCAGTCGATATCCGCGCCGAAATGGTCTCCACGATGCTCGAAATGGGCCTGCCCTGCGACAAGCATCACCATGAAGTCGCTGCGGCGCAGCACGAACTCGGCCTGACCTTCGGCACCCTCACCGAAACCGCCGACCGCATGCAGATCTACAAGTACGTGGTTCATCAGGTCGCGCATGCCTATGGCAAGACCGCGACCTTCATGCCGAAGCCGATCAAGGACGATAACGGCAGCGGCATGCACACGCACATCTCGATCTGGGAAAAGGGCAAGCCGCTCTTCGCCGGCAACGGCTATGCCGGCCTTTCGGACATGTGCCTCTATTTCATCGGCGGCGTGATCAAGCACGCCAAGGCCTTGAACGCCTTCACCAACCCGACTACGAATAGCTATAAGCGCCTCGTCCCGGGCTTCGAAGCGCCGGTGCTGCTCGCTTATTCGTCGCGCAACCGCTCTGCCTCGTGCCGCATCCCTTACGGTGCGGGGGCCAAGGCGAAGCGCGTCGAGTTCCGCTTCCCCGACGCAATGGCAAACCCCTATCTCTGCTATTCGGCGCTGCTGATGGCGGGGCTCGATGGAATCCAGAACAAGATCCACCCCGGCGATGCGATGGACAAGAACCTCTACGACCTGCCGCCCGAGGAACTCTCGGAAGTCCCGACCGTGTGCGGCTCGCTTCGCGAGGCGCTCGACAGCCTGATGGCCGACCACGACTTCCTCCTGAAGGGCGACGTGTTCAGCAAGGACCAGATCGAGGCCTATGTCGAGCTGAAGTGGGACGAGGTTTACCGCTTCGAGCAGACGCCGAGCCCGGTCGAGTTCGACATGTACTACAGCGCCTGA
- a CDS encoding P-II family nitrogen regulator: MKKIEAIIKPFKLDEVKEALHEVGVSGITVTEAKGFGRQKGHTELYRGAEYVVDFLPKVKLEVIVEDSMAERVVEAIAAAAQTGRIGDGKIFVIPVETALRIRTGERNEDAL; the protein is encoded by the coding sequence GTGAAGAAGATTGAGGCGATCATCAAGCCGTTCAAGCTCGACGAAGTGAAGGAAGCGCTGCACGAAGTGGGTGTCAGCGGTATCACCGTAACCGAAGCCAAGGGCTTCGGCCGGCAAAAAGGTCACACCGAACTTTATCGCGGCGCCGAATATGTCGTCGACTTTCTGCCCAAGGTGAAGCTCGAGGTCATCGTCGAGGACTCGATGGCGGAGCGCGTCGTGGAAGCAATCGCCGCGGCCGCGCAGACCGGCCGGATCGGCGATGGCAAGATCTTCGTCATCCCGGTCGAGACCGCGCTCCGCATTCGCACCGGCGAACGCAACGAGGATGCGCTTTAG